Within the Catalinimonas niigatensis genome, the region CGGTAGTGACTACCCTGCATGGTACGGATATTACGCTGGTGGGCAAAGATGCTTCTTTTGCTCCGGTGGTTACCTTTAGTATTAATGCTTCTGACGGGGTTACGGCGGTGTCACAAAGTCTGCGTGAAGAAACCTATGACTATTTCAAGATTACCAAGGATATCAGGGTTATTCATAATTTTGTAGATCTGGAACGCTTTAAACGCCAGCGAAAAGATCATTTTAAGCAGGCGATCTGTCCCAACAATGAATGTATGATCGTTCACGCCTCTAACTTCCGCAGAGTGAAGCGGGTTGAAGACGTAGTAAGGGTATTCGAAAAAGTGCGTAAACAGATCCCCGCAAAGTTGCTGCTGGTAGGAGATGGACCGGAAAGAAATAATATAGAAAAGCTTTGCCGTAAGTTGGGTATTTGTGATGATATACGCTTTCTGGGCAAGCTGGACGCGATAGAAGAAGTCCTGTCAGTAGCCGATCTTTTCCTGATGCCTTCTGAAAAAGAAAGCTTTGGTCTGGCAGTATTAGAAGCGATGGCTTGTGAAGTACCCGTCATCACCAGTAATGCAGGTGGTTTGACCGAATTGAACATTGACGGAGAAACAGGTTTTGCCCTTCCGGTAGGTGATGTAGATGGGATGACGGAAAAAGCAATTTATATCCTCTCCTCTTCTGAAAGGTTAAATGCTTTTAAGAAAAGAGCCTTAGCAAGGGCCCAGGAGTTTGAAGTCAGCAAGATTGTGCCTATGTATGAAAATATGTACCAGGAAGTACTGGACAAATTCCGTGAGATAATGGTGCCTGAATCTTAAGAAGTTGCATATACTCCGGCAAACTGTAAAGCCTGATCCAGATCCTCTCTAAGATCCTGTACATCTTCTATGCCTACTGAAAGCCGTAATAATATATCTTTTACGCCTACTTTTTGTCTCTCTTCCTGAGGGAGTAAGGAATGCGAAGTCCGAGCAGGCATATTGACGATGGTTTCAACTCCCCCCAGGCTTACCGCCGGAGCTATTACTTTTAACCTGCGAATCAAAGATTCCGCATCTGCACCGCTTCTAAGGGCAGGTTCAAAAGAAAGCATACCTCCAAAACCGCTCATCTGCCTCCTGGCAATTTCATGATCAGGGCTATCTGGCAAACCGGGATAATACACCTGCTGTACCCGAGGGTGCTGTTGTAAAAATTCTGCCAGCGCTTGGGCATTTTTATTTTGTTGCAATACGCGTAAAGCCAGCGTTTTAAGACTGCGTTCAATCAGCGCACAGGTAGTCGCATTGACATTGCTGCCCAGTATTTTTCCACTTTCACTGATGCGTTTTCTCAAAACATGAGATGTAGCTACTGCACCAAACAAAAGATCGCTGTGTCCGCCCATATATTTGCTGCCACTGTGGGCAACAATGTCTATGCCAAACTTGATGGGGTTTTGATTGATGGGGGAGGCAAAGGTATTGTCAATCATGGTCAGAATACCGTAATTTTTGGCAAGATCAGCAATGACTTTCATGTCCGTAACCCGGAGCAGGGGATTGGAGGGTGTCTCAATATAAATGAGTTTTGTCTCCGGGCGGATAGCAGATTTCATGGCCTCTGCATTTGCCTCAGCAAAGCTGCAACTGATGCCGAATTGGGGCAACATCTGCATCGCCATCTGATAGGTGCCTCCGTACAAATCTTTTTGGAAAAGTACATGCTCACCACTTTTCACCAATGCCAAAATGCTGTTGCTGATGGCAGCCATGCCGGAGCCAAACACTAAACCTGCTTCACCGGTTTCCAGCGCAGCGATTTTGGCAGCCACTACTTTCTGGTTGATGGTATTAAAATTACGAGGATACAGCACATCTTCCTGATCCAGAAAGTCGATGGCTGAAGAAGTAAAAATAGGCGTATTGACACCCTCAATATTCAGACTTTTTTCTTTTCCGGCATGCACACATAGGGTCGCTTTTCTACTTTGATCCTTCATAATTTCATCAGATATGCTAATAAGCTGGAAATATGGTAAAAATACGCGCAATGCACAAACCCATAAAGCATAGAATCCAGGAAGGAGAAAGCACTTGCATTCATAAATATATGCTATCTTCCACCTTCAATGGCAGACTTTGAAGAAACCATAGCCATCGCTTACCTCCAGCAGGCAGAAGATAAGGAAAATAAGTGTACGCTTACCAGCGAGCGCCTGATGGTCGTTTACCGAGGAAACATAAACAGCTTTGACCGTCATCATATCAAAGCCCTGGATTTTAATAAACGCAGACTTTTGCTGCCACTGGTCAGTGGAGGAATCATGGCCCCTCTTAGTTTACTGACTATTTTTCTTAACCTGTACAATCCCTGGCCTCTGATGTTTATTTTATTCCTGGGTATGGCCCTTTTTTACCTAGGCTGGCAGCAGCACCCTGTCCTGACAGTCACTGATAGTGTAAAAGAACATGACTTTTTTTTGAAAGAAATTAGCCCGAATTTAAGCGCTTTTGTAAGTTTTGCCAGACAGCTTATTTTTCAGGGAAGCAGCCTGATGTTTTATCCTTTGCCGTTGGAAGAGTGGGAGGCCATTGAAAATCAGGAAGAATGTAGGCCGCAGGAACTGGAAGAAAAAGCTTTTTTGCGCCTGATGAATCCACAACAACTCGCCAGATGG harbors:
- a CDS encoding trans-sulfuration enzyme family protein, producing MKDQSRKATLCVHAGKEKSLNIEGVNTPIFTSSAIDFLDQEDVLYPRNFNTINQKVVAAKIAALETGEAGLVFGSGMAAISNSILALVKSGEHVLFQKDLYGGTYQMAMQMLPQFGISCSFAEANAEAMKSAIRPETKLIYIETPSNPLLRVTDMKVIADLAKNYGILTMIDNTFASPINQNPIKFGIDIVAHSGSKYMGGHSDLLFGAVATSHVLRKRISESGKILGSNVNATTCALIERSLKTLALRVLQQNKNAQALAEFLQQHPRVQQVYYPGLPDSPDHEIARRQMSGFGGMLSFEPALRSGADAESLIRRLKVIAPAVSLGGVETIVNMPARTSHSLLPQEERQKVGVKDILLRLSVGIEDVQDLREDLDQALQFAGVYATS
- a CDS encoding DUF952 domain-containing protein gives rise to the protein MADFEETIAIAYLQQAEDKENKCTLTSERLMVVYRGNINSFDRHHIKALDFNKRRLLLPLVSGGIMAPLSLLTIFLNLYNPWPLMFILFLGMALFYLGWQQHPVLTVTDSVKEHDFFLKEISPNLSAFVSFARQLIFQGSSLMFYPLPLEEWEAIENQEECRPQELEEKAFLRLMNPQQLARWRQQKRDEVAAYVILHIDPLKVKANILYETTERGSQELYAHLYGSINREAIVKTEFI
- the bshA gene encoding N-acetyl-alpha-D-glucosaminyl L-malate synthase BshA, producing the protein MKIGIVCYPTFGGSGVVATELGKALAKKGHEVHFITYSQPTRLDFFNENLFYHQVDVRTYPLFQYPPYELVLASKMVDVVKYEKLDILHVHYAIPHASAAYMAKQILATEGIYVPVVTTLHGTDITLVGKDASFAPVVTFSINASDGVTAVSQSLREETYDYFKITKDIRVIHNFVDLERFKRQRKDHFKQAICPNNECMIVHASNFRRVKRVEDVVRVFEKVRKQIPAKLLLVGDGPERNNIEKLCRKLGICDDIRFLGKLDAIEEVLSVADLFLMPSEKESFGLAVLEAMACEVPVITSNAGGLTELNIDGETGFALPVGDVDGMTEKAIYILSSSERLNAFKKRALARAQEFEVSKIVPMYENMYQEVLDKFREIMVPES